The window TAACCGGATCAGCGTCCCAGCGCGGCATCCCGAGCTTTGCAGCAAACAGATAGAGCTGATCGGCCACGTCCTCCGAACGGGTCTGCGCCGTCAGCGTGAACACTGCATCGTCGATCGAAAAATCGAAGCCGAGCTTGCGTCCCGTGGTCAGCCGGTCGATCTCGTTCTGGCCGAGCTCGCCCACCCCCGAGCCGACCAGCGCCGCCTCGCCGAGCGAAGCATAGACCGCGCTGTCCTTGTCGAAGGCGCGGTAGCCTGCGCCAAAGCGCACCCGCACCGTCACGCGGCCGGGTTCGGCATCATTGGCCCACACCAGCGCCTTGACGCCATTGGCAAAGTCGACCTGCTGGATTTCCAGCACGCCTAGCGCCTTCTGCCCGGCAATCGTGCCGGGCGCGCCAAGGGTTGGCAGATCGGCAAAGGAAATGGTGTTCGCCGCCAGCCGCGCGCTGCCATCGACCTTGGCTTCGCTCGCCAGCGCGAGCTTGAGCGCCGCGACATCGGCCTCGCCTGCCTGCGGAGTGACATAGACCGAGCGCGTAACCGTGCCTTCGAACAGCCCTCTGGTGCGCTCCAGCACTTCGGCGGGCGTGAGGCGCGGCTTCATGCCGCGAAACACGTCGAGCACCACCTGCGGAGCAGCGACAGTCTCGCGGATATCGACCGCGTTGACGAGGTTGTTGACGAGGGTCGAGCCCGACTGGACGCTTTCCTGTTCGACCTCGTTGGCGAAGACCACGTCGAACTCGGAGGCCTCGCGGTCGATCTCTTCCTGCGTCGGCGGATTGACCAGCGCGTCCGCAATCACGCTGCGCACATCGGCAAGCGCGGCCTGCCAGTCGCTGGTGAGCGGCGCAAAGGTGACGAAGGTGGCATCGGTCGAGCGCGAGATATCGTCCTGCTGGACCTGCGCATAGAGGAAGCTGCCGCCGCCGCGCGCGCGCGATTCCAGGCGGCGGTTGATGATCGCCTGGGAAATCGCATCGAGCAGCAGGCCTTCATTATAGACGATGGTGTCGGTTACGGGCCGCCACGGACGCATCACCGCGAAGGTGAGACTGCGTGGCAGATCGGGCTCGACGCCGACGGCCAGCTCGCCGATCAGGGCAGGCATGCCGACACTCGCCACCGCGCCGGCCGGAGCAACCGGATCACCGAAAGCAGGCGCAACGCCGGGCTTGCCGGTGCCCTTCCAGTCGCCGAACCATTGCTCCACCAGCCCTGCCAGCAGCTGCGGATCAGCGTCGCCGGCCACAATGATGGTGGTGTTTTCGGGGCGATACCAGCGATCGTAGAAGGCCTTCACACCCTTGCCGCTCGCCGCCTTCAAGGTCTCGTCCGTGCCGATCGGATTGCGGCTGGAGAGGCGCTGACCGGCAAAGAAGGTCTGGCGCGTCAGGTCTGCCATGCGCAGGCCCGCACCGCCGCGCTCGCGCTTTTCGGCAAGCACGATCGGGCGTTCGGCGCCTACATTCACGTCATTCAGCACCGGCGCGCGCACCATGCCCGAAAGCAGCTTGAAGCTCTCCGACAGCTTGGCCGGGTTGATGTCGGGAATGTCGAGCTTGTAGACCGTGTGGGTCGGCGTGGTCTCGGCATTGGCATCGCTGCCAAAGGTCGCGCCAAGGCGCTGCCATGCGGCAATCGCTTCGCCCTGCCCGAGATACTTGCTCTCGCGGAACAGCAGGTGTTCCAGCAGGTGCGCGTAGCCCTGTTCGCCGTCTTCCTCGTGCAGCGAACCGGCGTCGACGCGCACCCGGATCGAGATCTGGCGCGGCGGCACGCCATTGTTGCGCACGGCATAGCGCAGCCCGTTCTTCATCTCGCCGAACAGCCATTTCTCGTCGGGCGGAACGTCCGAGCCGCGATAGAGCCACGGGGTCGCCCCGCCGGTCTGCAGGGCCTTTGGCGCCGGAACAGGCGCGGGAGCGGGCGCCGTCGCGGTTTGCGTGGCGGCCTGTTGGGCCAGCACGGGCTGGACCATCAGGACAGGAGCAATGAGAAGGGCGATAGCGCGGGCTGCGCGGGAGAGCGACGTCATGGGCCGACATATAGGGCGGCGAAGTGTGAAGCGATAGTGAATGGTTTCACGCAAGGATTGCCTGCTTGTCGGGAGCCCCCGCCGCTCCTAGATAGGCCCCATGTTCATCGAGACCGAAACCACCCCCAATCCGTCCGCCTTGAAGTTCCTGCCCGGGCAAATTGTCATGACCGCAGGAACCCGCGAATTTGCCACCCCCGAAGCCGCCGAGGCGAGCCCGCTTGCGCAGGCGATCTTCGATACGGGCGAAGTGGTGAACGTGTTCTTCGGCGCGGATTTCGTCAGCGTCACCGCCGCGCCCGGAGCCGACTGGAGCGCGCTGAAGCCGCAGGTGATCGCGATCCTGCTCGATCATTTCGTCTCCGAAGCCCCGCTGTTCGCAGCGCCCGGCGGCAACGGCATCGCGGTCCCCCCGCCCGAAGACGAGATGGTGATAGAGGAGCGCGCCGAAGACGCCGAGGTGATCGCGGCGATCAACGAATTGCTCGAGACCCGCGTGCGTCCGGCTGTGGCGGGTGACGGCGGCGACATCGCCTATCGCGGTTTCCGCGACGGGGTGGTCTATCTCACGCTGCAGGGCTCTTGCTCGGGCTGCCCGTCGAGCACCGCGACGCTCAAGCACGGCATCGAAGGCCTGCTCAAGCACTACGTCCCCGAAGTCACCGAAGTGCGCGCGGCATGACGGTACAGTTCCACGATCACGCGCTGTCCGCAGAGGCACTCGCGCAGCTGTTCAACGAAGCGCGCAGCTATAATGGCTGGCTCGACAAGCCGGTGAGCGACGAACAGCTCCATGCAATCTGGGATCTCGCCAAGATGGCGCCGACCTCGGCCAACATGCTCCCGGCACGGATCGTGTGGGTGAAGTCGCCCGAAGCCAAGGCGAAGCTCGCGGCCAGCGTGATGGAGGGCAACAAGGCCAAGGTCCTCGCCGCGCCGGTCACCGCCGTGATCGCCTACGATATCGACTTTCACGAGGAGCTGCCCTGGCTCTTCCCGCATACCGACGCCAAGAGCTGGTTTGAGGGCAACGAGGCAGGCCGCGAGGAAGGAGCCTTCAGGAACTCGTCGCTCCAAGGGGCATATCTCATGCTCGCCGCCCGCGCGCTGGGGCTGGATGTCGGGCCGATGTCGGGCTTCGATCCGGCAGCCGTTACGGCAGCCTTCCTCGCCGATGAACCGCGCCACCGGGTCAATTTCATCTGCTCTTTTGGCTATGGCGATCCGGCCAGCATCTTCGGTCGCTCGCCGCGCCCGGATTTCGGCACATTCAACACCATCGTCTGAGCCGCATCACGCGCTTGCGCCTTCTCCTTCGCTGATGCAGGGCGGGCTCATGCGCATGCTCGCAATCGAAACCGCCTCGGAGGCCTGCTCCATCGCCCTGTTCGAGGGCGAGACGCTGCTGGCGCATGAGCACCGCGTGATCGGGCGCGGACATGCCGAGGCACTGGTGCCGATGATCGCCGCCCTGCCCCACAAGGGCCGCGCGACACGCATCCTCGTCAGCCTCGGGCCGGGCAGCTTCACCGGCGTGCGCATCGGTCTTGCCACCGCCCGCGCGCTGGGCTTTGCCTGGAGGGCAGAGGTGCTCGGCTACCCCACCCTCGCCCTCGTCGCAGCCCAGGCGCTTCAGCAGCATCCCGGCGCGCCGCTGACGGTGTGCACCAATGGCGGGCATGGCGAATGGTTCGTGCAGGATTTCGCCGCCGACGGCGCGCCGCAGGGCGAGGTGCGCTCGCTCACCCCCGCCGATGCTGCCGAGCGCGGGAGCCAGCGCGTGATCGCCGGCAACCGCGCGAAGGAATTTGCCGCGCTGCTGGGCGATGGGCACGAGGTGATCGAAACGCTCCCCGATGCCGCTGCCGCACTATCGCTGGGTCAAGCGCGCCTCACCGCCGATCTTGTGCCGATCTACGGGCGCGGGCCCGATGCCACGCCAATGGCCGAGCGGCTGCCGGCATGAGCGTCTCCCCCGCCCTCCTCGACCGGATCATGGCGGTGATGGAGGCGGCCTTCGATCCGGCTTATGGCGAGGCGTGGAACCGGCGGCAGGTGGCCGATGCGCTGTCGATGCCCAGCACTCATGCGCTGGTGGTGGATGGTGACGGGATGCTGATCGCGGCCGATGAGCGCAGCGACCGGGCAGCGGGCGGCTTCGTACTGAGCCGGCATGTGCTTGATGAAGAGGAGCTGCTGCTGATCGCGGTTGCCCCCGGCTGCCGCCGCCGCGGGATCGGCGCGATCCTGATCGGCCAGCTGTTTTCCGCAAGCCGCAAGCGCGGCGTTAACCGTATCTATCTGGAAATGCGGCGCGGAAATCCTGCGCTGTTCCTGTATCGTAAACTCGGATTCGAACCGATCGGCGAACGGCCAAACTATTATCGCATGGCCAATGGCGAGCGGATCGATGCGATTACTTTCGGTCTTTCGATTGAATAAATTGTCTTTCGTCGATTGCTCCGGAATGGGTGTATTCGCCCAGTTGCAAAAACTGCGCTTTTCCCCCATGCCCGAAATACCGGAAATATCCGGAAAAATGCCCTGAGGGATTCGCAGAAGACATGGAAATCGAAATGAAAGAAACGCTTATCACGCTCACCAGCGATATTGTTGCCGCGCATGTCAGCAACAATGATGTCGCTGTCACCGATCTTCCCGGCCTGATCACCAGCGTCTACACCGCGCTCGCCAACCTGGGCGAAGCGCCGGTGGTGGAAGAGGTCAAGCTGCAGCCGGCCGTGGCCGTGCGCAATTCGGTGAAGCCGGACTACATCGTCTGTCTTGAAGACGGCAAGAAGCTCAAGATGCTCAAGCGCTACCTGCGCACCAACTACAACCTATCGCCCGAAGAATATCGCGCGCGCTGGGGCCTGCCGGCCGATTACCCGATGGTCGCCCCCAACTATGCCGAAACCCGCCGCGATCTCGCCAAGAAGATCGGCCTTGGTCGCAAGCCGGGCGCCGGCCGCCCGCGCCGCGCCAAGAAGTAAGCCTGATACGGCCTGCTGCCGCCCCTGTTGAGAGGGCGGACGGCCCGCTTGAGCAAGCAGCCCCGTCCCTGTAGGGAAGGGGCTGCTTTTTCATTCACGGGTCCCCATTGCGGGCCACGCCAGCAGGCGATGGAGCTGTCATTGAACCAGAAGATCGATCTTGAGCAGTTGTGTGCCGAGAAGGGCCTGCGCATCACCGAACAGCGCCGCGTCATCGCCAAGGTGCTGTCGGAGAGCGACGATCACCCCGATGTCGAACTGCTGCACGCCCGCGCCTCGGCGGTCGATTCCAAGATCTCGATCGCGACGGTCTATCGCACCGTGCGCCTGTTCGAAGAAGCGGGCATCCTCGATCGCCACGATTTCGGCGATGGCCGTTCGCGCTATGAACCCGTGCCCGAAGCGCACCACGATCACCTGATCGATGTCGAAACCGGCAAGGTGGTCGAATTCGTCGATCCCGAGGTCGAAGCGCTCCAGCGCCAGATTGCCGAGCGGCTGGGCTACCGGCTGGTCGATCACCGCATGGAACTTTACGGCGTCCGGCTGTCGCGTGACGACTGAGACAAGCTTGCGCGCAGCTGCCGCGCGGGGAGAGAGCACGCCGGTCTCGCCGATGGGCTGGGTGCGGCTTGCCCTGCGCACGCTGGCACTGATCGGGCTGATCGCGGTGTTCGTGCCGCTGCACTACCTTTACCGCGTCGTCGCCTATGGCTCGCCCTTCCCGATGCTGTTCCTGCGCTATGCCGCAAGGGTGTGCGGCGCGCGGGTGGAGGTGCATGGCACCCACCTGAAGCGCGACGTGTTTTATGTCGCCAACCACCTCTCGTGGGTCGACATCCTCGCGCTGGCTGGCGCGAGCGGGACGGCCTTCGTCGCCAAGGCGGAACTGGCCGAGGCGCCGGTGGTGGGCTGGCTCGCCAGCCTCAACCGCACCGTCTTTGTGAAGCGCGAACACCGTATGGGCGTGGCCGAGCAGATCAATGCCCTGAAAGACGCGCTGGTCGATAACTGGTCGGTCACGGTCTTCCCCGAAGGCACCACCACCGACGGGCAATCGCTGCTGCCGTTCAAGACTTCGATGCTGTCCGTGCTCGAACCGCCGCCGCCCGGCGTGCTGGTGCAGCCGGTGGTACTCGATTACGGGCCGGTGGCGGAGTGGATCGGCTGGATCGGCGAGGAAAGCGGCGTCAACAACGCCAAGCGGGTGCTCTCACGCAAGGGCACCTTCCGGCTGCGGCTCTACTATCTTGAACCCTTCAGCCCTGAGGAATTCAAGGGCCGCAAGGCGATCAGCACCGAAGCGCGCCGCCGGATCGAGGAGGCGCTGGTGGACATTCTCGGCAAGCCCCTGCGCCCCTTCGCGCACACAGTCGCGCCAGTGCGCTATGAGCCCAAGAACGAGGCGGCCGAATAGGCCTTACAACCCCGCGCGCACCAGCCAATCGTGGAAGATCCGCACCGGGCGGCTTTCCAGCGCGACCGGCTTGCACACGAACCAGTAGGAATAGGGGCTCTCGACCGGCTTGCCGGTGAGATTGGTCAGGCGATTGTCATTGGCGCGGCGCAGGTGATCATCGTGCATGATCGCGATGCCGAGGCCCTGCGCGGCGGCTTCGAGCATCAGCGCGCCCGAATCGTAGTGGTCAATCGCCGCCGGGTCCATCTGTTCGAGCCCGTTGGCCTTCTTCCACGCAACAAAGCTCTCGGGCAGTTCGTTGTGGATCAGGAAGGTCTGCTTGGCCATCGCCTCGGGCGTGATCGTGGGGCCGATCCCGCGCGCGACTTCGCGGCTGCAGATCGCGTGGACGAGATTGTGATCTAGCCGCACCGCGTGCAGCCCGCTCGCGGGCCCTCGCGACAGGATGATCGCGGCATCGAGCGTGTCGCCCACCCGGTCTTCCAGATGCGGGGCGGTGTCGATGTCGATGTGGAGCAGCGGGTGGCGCTTGCGCAATTCGCCAAGGCGCGGGAACAATCGCTGGCTGCCGAACATCGGCAGCACACCGAGGCGCAGGCGCAGCAGGGCGATATTGTCCGACTGGCTCTCCACCGCCCTCGCGAGCGCTTCCATGTGCGGGTTCACCGCCTCGTAGAAGGCCTGCCCCTCGTCGGTCAGCTGCATCGACTGGCGCGCGCGGGTGAACAGCTTCTTGCCGACGAATTCTTCCAGATTGCTGATCCGCCGCGACAGCGCCGAGGGGCTGAGGCCGATCTCTTCCGCCGCCGCCCGGGCCGAGCCCAGCCGCACGGTGCGCATGAAGGCTTCCAGCGCGCGCAGAGGGGGCAATCGACGTGCAGGCATGTTCTGTCTCCTTGTTGAAACAGATACGCCTGAAACGCGATTGGGATGCAAAAAATCGAAGAAAAATTGTGCAAAGCAGCAAAAAGTTGCGCCTACTGCACCTCTTCCTCGCGCGCCGGAGGGTGTAGACGCAGGCGCGTAACGTGGGTTTCGTCGCCCGCCGTCACCTCGATCCGCCAGCCGCTCGGGTGTTCGAGCACTGTGCCGACCGGCGGCACCGCTTCGGCCAGCACGAAGGCGAGCCCGCCCAGCGTGTCGACCGCCTCCTCCACCTCGGCGAGGCGCGGATCGACCAGTTCGGCGACATCGTCGAGCTCGGCGCGGGCATCGGCATCCCATATCCCCTCGCCGAGCGGAACGATCAGGGCCTCTGGCGCATCATCATGCTCGTCCTCGATCTCGCCGATGATTTCCTCGACCAGATCCTCGATGGTGATGAGGCCGTCGGTGCCGGAGAATTCATCGACCACGATCGCAAGGTGCACCCGCTTGGCGCGCATATCGGCCAGCACATCGAGCGCGCCGCGGGCCTGGGGCACGTAGAGCGGCTGGCGCAGCAGCGTCGTCCAGTCGTCAGGCGGCGGCGTGCCGGTGGCGAGGAAGGTGAAGACGTCCTTGATGTGGATCATGCCGATCACGTCATCGAGCGTCTCGCGATAGACCGGCATGCGCGAATGGCCGTGCTCGCAGAAGGCCGCGACCAGATCGTCCCAGCTGATCGCTGCATCCACCGCGATGATCTCGCCGCGCGGCACGGCGACGTCATCCGCGTCATGCTCGGAGAAATGCAGGAGGTTGCGCAGCATCTGGCGCTCGGTGCGCGACAGGTCGCCGCGCGCATGGCTACGATCTTCGGCAGCCACGCTGTCGTTCTCGTCCTCGTGCTCGTCGATCGCTTCTTCGAGCTGCTCGCGCAGGGAACGCGCGCCTTCCAGCCCGAGGATCTTGCGCAATGCAGGCCACAGCCCGCTGCTACTGTCCGCATCTCCGGGTTGGGACGCGGGCGAATGGGAATCGGCCATGGCCTTGCGAGTGGCTCCTACGCAGTTTCAGTCGCCATATGGGTCAGCGATGCCCAGTTTTGCAAGTATCGCGGTTTCCAGCGCTTCCATTTGCTCGGCCTGTGCGTCCGAAAGGACATGATCGTGACCGGCCAGATGGAGCAGCCCGTGGACAATCAGGTGCGTGGCATGGGCTTCCAGCGTGACGCCCTTTTCCGCCGCCTCGCGCGCGCAGGTTGCGTAGGCGAGCGCGATATCGCCGAGCATTTCCGGCGGGCCGTCCGCGCCGAGCGATTCGAGTTCCTCGCGCTCCAGCATCGGGAAGGAGAGCACGTTGGTGGGCTTGTCGCGCTGCCGCCATTCGCGGTTGAGGGTATGAACCTCGGCATCGGATGTGAACAGCAGGCTCACGACAAGGCGCGGATGGGCAAGACAAGGCTCGCCCTCGCCCGCCGCTGCCGCAGCCCGCTCCGCCAGCGCTTCCCAGTCCCCCTGGGGCCAATCCTCTATGTCGATATCCAGCTGCATTGCGCCTGCCCATAGCGCACAGCGGCGCCCATGCAAAAGGCGCGCGTCCCGGATGCGTTTTCTGTTGCCTCTTCCGCCGCGCCAATGCCAACAAGCCGATGCCATTGACCGGGTATCGCCCGGGTGTCGGGGGACAGAATGCATCGCAAACTCGTCGTGATCGCCGCCGGGGCCGTGAGCCTCCTTGCCAGCCCCGCGCTGGGCCAGATGCCGGCCGATCTCCCCATGCCCGATCTCACCCCCGCCAGCGCCGAGGAGGAGGCTGCCGCCCTCGCATGGCTCGCCGCGGCGGCCACGCCCTTCGATCCCTCCGCCTATGACGCCTCGACGCTTGCCCCGCTGGCCGAAAGGCTGGGGAGCGCGCGGGTGATCGGGATCGGCGAGGCGACCCACGGATCGCATCAGGATCAGGCCTTCAAGGCCGAGCTGATCAAGCAGCTCGTCATCTCCGGCAAGGCCGATGTGCTGATCCTCGAAGCCAACCGCCTGCCCGCGCTGGCCTTTGACCGCTATATCCGCCAGGGCAGCGGCGATCCTGCCGAGGCGATGCAGGCCACCGCCTTCTTCCGGATCTGGAAGAACGACGAGTTCGGCGGGCTGCTCTTGTGGCTGCGGAACTGGAACCGCACGGCGAGCCGCAAGGTGCGGATCGTGGGGGTGGATTGTCAGGATGGCGGGCGCGATGCAGCCGCCGCGCTGGCGCTGGTCGAGCGGCATGATCCGGCCGCCGCCGCCCGTTTGCGCGGGGAGTTTGGCGGGCTGATTGCGGCGATGGACAAGCCGCGCACCCGCTTTGTCGACTGGCTGGTCGATGCGGCGCTGCCCGAAGCCCAGCGCGCCCTTGCCGCCAGCGCGCAGCTTGACGCGTGGTTCGAGGCAGCCTCCGATGCCGTGCGCGCCGATCCCGGTTTCGGCGAGGCTCGCTGGGCCGCGCGCAGCGCCCGGCAGGCCTTCCTCGCCTTCGAATTCGAACGCAATGATGCCGACAAGTCCAAGGCCGATCCCGCCTATTTCGGACGGCGCGACCGCTACATGGCCGAAAACGCGCTCGCCATGCTGGCCGAAGGCGAGCGCGGCCTAGTGTGGGCGCATGACAGGCATGTGATGGAGGATCTGCCAGAGATTGTCGACATGGTCGGCTTCGTCACCGTCGGCACGGTGCTGCGCGAGAAGCTGGGCGAGGATTATGCGAGCGTGGGCTTCACCTGGTCACAGGGCGCATTCCGCGCGACCAAGGTGGCCGAAGGCGCCGACGTGCTGAAAGCCTCGCAGCGCCAGACCTTCGAGCCGTTCAATCTGCCCAACAACCGTCCGGGCGAACTGGGCCATGTGTTCGACCGCACCGGCTACAAGGCGCTGTGGATGGATCTGGCGAAGCTGCCCGCCGATGGTCCCGTCGCCAGCTGGGCAGGCCGTCCCTATTGGCGCGGCTGGTCGGGCTGGATCGCCAATCCGGAAATCTGGCAGGTCACCAATCTCGACATGGGAGAGTTTCCCCTGCCGGTGCGCATGGGCCACGATGTGATCGTGTGGTTCCAGACGATCAGCCCCTCGCACCTCTGGCCGGCCCCGCCGCAGCCGGAATAGGCTAGTTCTGCACGAAGTCGCGCTCCTGATGGAGCACGTGGCAATAGCGCATCCGCCCGTTGATGCGGATCGCGGTATATTCGGCCACTTCCTCGCCGGGGCCAGTGCGCCACTGGACCGAGGTGTTGCTGAAGTTCGGCGCCACAATCGGCTGCTGCTGATCAATGCCCGGCCCCAGCCGCGCGGTATAGGCGGCCAGCATCGCCTCGCAGTCCTGCTCGGGCGCGGCAGGCTCGATCCGCACCAGCGTCAGCCCCTTGCCCTTCTCGCCGAAATAGTAGTTCGCGACATAGGCAATCCCCCCTTCGGAGAAGGTCGAGGTGGCAAGCTTCTGGTGATTGAGGGAGCGCTGGTCGCGCTTGTCCTTCACCTTGCGCGCATCTGCGCCGACGGCAGCAACGACTTCATCGGCGGTCATGCCCCAACGCGTGGCGCCATATTCGGCGTGGGCCGCCTGCCCCGCCAGCAGCAGGGCGGGCAGCGCCAGCAGCGACAGCCTCATGCGCCCTCGCCCTCGCCATTGCCTTCGTAAGCCTCGACGATCCGGCCCACGATCGGGTGGCGGACCACGTCGGCGGCCGAGAAGCGGATCGTGCCGAAGCCTTCGACCCCCTCCAGCCGCTCGACCGCATCATTGAGCCCGCTCATGCGCGGCCCGCCGGGGATGTCGACCTGCCGGGGGTCGCCGCAAATCACCATCCGGCTGTTCTGGCCGAAGCGGGTGAGGAACATCTTCATCTGCTCGCGCGTGGTGTTCTGCGCCTCGTCGAGGATGATGAAGCTGTCCGCCAGCGTGCGCCCGCGCATGAAGGCGATCGGCGCGATCTCGATCTCGCCATTGGCCAGCCGCCGCTCGACCTGCTCGGGCGGCATGCAGTCGTTCAAGGCATCGTAGAGCGGGCGCAGATAGGGATCGACCTTCTCCTTCATGTCGCCGGGCAGGAAGCCGAGCTTCTCGCCCGCCTCCACCGCCGGGCGCGAGAGGATCAGGCGCTGCACGCTTCCGCTGATGAGCTGGCTCACTGCCTGCGCCACCGCGATATAGGTCTTGCCCGTGCCTGCCGGACCAAGCGCGAAGATAATGTCGTCCTTGGCCAGGGAGCGCATGTATTCGATCTGCGTCGCCGAGCGCGGCACGATGGTTTTCTTGCGCGTGCGGATCATGATCGGAGGCGTGCCCATGTCGCCCGAGATGATCCCTTCCAGCGTCGGTTCGGCCGACATGGCGATCATGCTTTCCACCGCACCGCTATCGAGCGCTTCGCCGCGCGCGAGCCGGTCATACATGGTCTTCAGCGTCTCGCGGGCGCGGGCTACATCATCCTCCGGCCCTTCGATCAGCACCTGATGGCCGCGCGCGTGGATATAGACCCCGAGCCGGTTTTCGACCTGCACCAGATTGGCATCGAACTGGCCGAACAGCGGGCCGAGCAGCGACTGGTTCTCGAAGGTGAGCTCCACCCGGGCGCGCCGGGGAGCGGGAATGCCACGAGGATCGGGCGAGAGCGCCGGGTGTTCGGCACGGGAGGGTCGTCGGCCCATCAAGGTCCTTTGCTTCAGGGCCAAAAGGACGATCCCTTGCCCTTGAGTCGCGAAGGTAATCCGGGTCGGTGCGAAAGCAAGCGCACCGCCGCAAAGCAGCGGTGGAAAGTCGTCAGACTGTAACCTTGCCGCGCACCAGCCCCTTGAGGGAATTGGGGCCTGCCTCGGCCAGCTCGACCTCGACCAGATCGCCGATGGCAACGCCTTCCTGCTCGAACCATACCGACTGCAACCACGGCGACTTACCGAGCCACTGGCCCGGGTGGCGTCCGGTGCGCTCGACCAGAACCGAGCAGGTCTTGCCGATACTCGCTTGATTGAAGGCATATTGATGCGCGCCGATGCGCTGCTGGAGGCGCTGGAGGCGGTCGTCCATCACCTCTGCCGCAATCTGGCCCTCCATCGTCGCGGCGGGCGTGCCGGGACGCGGGCTATACTTGAAGCTGAAGCAGGCAGCGTAGCGCACTTCGTCGACGATATTGAGGGTGTCCTGAAACTCGGCCTCGGTCTCGCCCGGGAAGCCGACGATGAAATCGCCCGACAGCGCGATATCGGGGCGGACGGCGCGGAAGCGCTCGATCAGCTTCAAGTAGCTTTCCGCTGTGTGCTGGCGGTTCATCGCCTTCAGGATACGGTCATTCCCGGCCTGCACGGGCAGGTGGAGATAGGGCATCAACTTGGCGACCTCGCCATGCGCGGCGATGAGGTCGTCATCCATGTCATTGGGGTGGCTGGTGGTGTAGCGGATGCGCTCCAGCCCGTCGATGGCGGCCAGTGTGCGGATCAACCCGCCAAGGCCCACGGGCCGCCCCTTGTCGTCCTCGCCTTCCCAAGCGTTGACGTTCTGGCCGAGCAGCGTGATCTCCTTCGCGCCCGCCTCCACCAGCTTGTTCGCCTCGGTAACGAGATGCGCGAAGGGCCGCGAGATTTCCGCGCCTCGGGTATAGGGCACCACGCAATAGGTGCAGAACTTGTCGCAGCCTTCTTGCACGGTGAGAAAGGCGCTGGGGCCACGCTTCTTGCGCTGGGGCAGCGCGTCGAACTTGGCGATGGCGGGCATGTCAGTATCGGTCGCGCGCTCGCCATTGGTGGCCTTGTCGAGCATTTCCGGCAGGCGGTGATAGGCCTGCGGGCCGACCACGATGCTCACCGCCGGCGCGCGAGCCATGATCTCCTCGCCCTCTGCCTGCGCGACGCAGCCCGCGACCGCGATCAGCGGGGCCTTGCCGCTCTCCTTGCCCGTCGCAACCAGACGGCCGATGTCCGAATAGACCTTCTCGGCGGCCTTTTCGCGGATGTGGCAGGTGTTGAGGATGACGAGATCGGCCTCCTCGCCCTCGGGCGCTGGCTGGATGCCGCGCTCGGCCAGAAGCTCGCCCATGCGCTCGCCATCATAGACGTTCATCTGGCAGCCGAAGCTCTTGACCCGGTAGGTCTGGGGAGGCGTTTGCGGTTTCATGAGGGGTGCGCCTTTAGCGCCGATGGGCCTCGCGTTCAACGAAAAGGGGCGACCGAAGCCGCCCCTTGAAATCCTGCAATATGGGCCGCCCGATCAGGCCACCGTCGCCTTGACGATCTTGCCCGGCGCGCGCGGCGGTTCGCCCTTGGGGATGGCGTGGACGTGTTCCATGCCGCTGATCACCTGACCCCAGACGGTGTACTGGCGATCAAGGAAGGTCGCATCGGCGA is drawn from Erythrobacter sp. and contains these coding sequences:
- the miaB gene encoding tRNA (N6-isopentenyl adenosine(37)-C2)-methylthiotransferase MiaB, which produces MKPQTPPQTYRVKSFGCQMNVYDGERMGELLAERGIQPAPEGEEADLVILNTCHIREKAAEKVYSDIGRLVATGKESGKAPLIAVAGCVAQAEGEEIMARAPAVSIVVGPQAYHRLPEMLDKATNGERATDTDMPAIAKFDALPQRKKRGPSAFLTVQEGCDKFCTYCVVPYTRGAEISRPFAHLVTEANKLVEAGAKEITLLGQNVNAWEGEDDKGRPVGLGGLIRTLAAIDGLERIRYTTSHPNDMDDDLIAAHGEVAKLMPYLHLPVQAGNDRILKAMNRQHTAESYLKLIERFRAVRPDIALSGDFIVGFPGETEAEFQDTLNIVDEVRYAACFSFKYSPRPGTPAATMEGQIAAEVMDDRLQRLQQRIGAHQYAFNQASIGKTCSVLVERTGRHPGQWLGKSPWLQSVWFEQEGVAIGDLVEVELAEAGPNSLKGLVRGKVTV